A stretch of the Dichotomicrobium thermohalophilum genome encodes the following:
- a CDS encoding NAD(P)(+) transhydrogenase (Re/Si-specific) subunit beta gives MPADLVALLYLGAGVLFILTLRGLSHPETSRRGNYMGMAGMTIAVLTTLAVAVPDAAKFLLIILGIGVGGAIGAYIASRIPMTAMPQLVAAFHSLVGLAAVFVAAAALNAPEAFGIGTPGNIFTVSLIEMSIGAAIGAITFTGSVIAFLKLDGRMSGAPILLPARHLVNIAIGAIIVLLIIAFSVSESHLAFWALTLLAFAIGVLLIIPIGGADMPVVVSMLNSYSGWAAAGIGFTLSNVALIITGALVGSSGAILSYIMCKGMNRSFISVILGGFGGEAAAAAEEGVERTIKRGSAEDAAFLMKNAAKVIIVPGYGMAVAQAQHALRELADSLKAEGVDVAYAIHPVAGRMPGHMNVLLAEANVPYDEVFELEDINNEFSQADVVYVIGANDVTNPAAEDDPSSPIYGMPVLQVWKANTVIFNKRSLASGYAGIDNPLFYRDNTLMVLGDAKKMTEEIAKAL, from the coding sequence ATGCCTGCTGATCTGGTCGCGCTGCTCTATCTGGGCGCCGGCGTTCTGTTCATTCTGACGCTGCGGGGGCTGTCGCACCCGGAGACGTCGCGGCGCGGCAATTACATGGGCATGGCCGGCATGACGATCGCCGTGCTCACGACGCTGGCCGTGGCGGTTCCGGATGCCGCGAAATTCCTGCTGATCATTCTGGGGATTGGCGTCGGGGGCGCCATCGGCGCCTATATCGCCAGTCGTATCCCGATGACGGCGATGCCGCAGCTCGTGGCGGCGTTTCACAGCCTCGTTGGTCTGGCGGCCGTGTTCGTGGCGGCGGCCGCGCTGAACGCGCCGGAAGCCTTCGGCATTGGCACGCCGGGGAACATCTTCACCGTCTCGCTGATCGAAATGTCGATCGGCGCGGCGATCGGCGCCATCACCTTCACGGGCTCGGTCATTGCCTTTCTCAAGCTTGATGGGCGCATGTCCGGAGCGCCGATCCTTCTGCCGGCCCGGCACCTGGTCAATATCGCGATCGGCGCAATCATCGTTCTGCTGATCATCGCGTTTTCCGTGTCAGAGTCGCATCTGGCGTTCTGGGCCCTGACGCTGCTCGCCTTCGCGATTGGCGTGCTGCTCATCATTCCGATCGGCGGCGCGGACATGCCCGTGGTGGTGTCGATGCTGAACTCGTATTCCGGCTGGGCGGCCGCGGGGATTGGCTTCACGCTCAGCAATGTCGCGCTGATCATCACGGGCGCGCTTGTCGGTTCTTCCGGCGCGATCCTGTCCTACATCATGTGCAAGGGCATGAACCGCTCCTTCATCTCGGTTATCCTGGGCGGCTTCGGGGGCGAGGCGGCGGCCGCGGCGGAGGAGGGCGTGGAACGGACCATCAAGCGCGGCTCGGCCGAGGATGCGGCCTTCTTGATGAAGAACGCGGCGAAAGTCATTATCGTGCCCGGCTACGGCATGGCCGTGGCTCAGGCGCAGCACGCGTTACGCGAACTGGCCGACTCGCTCAAGGCAGAAGGGGTCGACGTCGCCTACGCCATTCACCCGGTCGCCGGCCGGATGCCTGGGCACATGAACGTGCTGCTGGCCGAGGCGAATGTACCGTATGACGAGGTTTTCGAGCTTGAGGACATTAATAACGAGTTCTCGCAAGCTGACGTTGTCTATGTCATCGGCGCAAACGACGTGACCAACCCGGCTGCCGAAGACGATCCTTCATCGCCAATTTACGGCATGCCGGTATTGCAAGTGTGGAAGGCGAATACGGTCATTTTCAACAAGCGTTCGCTCGCCTCTGGCTATGCAGGTATCGACAACCCGCTGTTCTATCGCGACAATACGTTGATGGTGCTGGGCGACGCCAAGAAGATGACCGAAGAGATCGCCAAGGCGCTCTAG
- a CDS encoding proton-translocating transhydrogenase family protein has product MPRLSAALVLAAAFALLATPAQAAAGAGAGIDPFIYLFAIFVLAIFVGYYVVWSVTPALHTPLMSVTNAVSSVIVVGALLSVGVEAAVEGAGWATVFGFLALVMASVNIFGGFLVTQRMLGMYKKKEKQ; this is encoded by the coding sequence ATGCCGAGGCTTTCTGCCGCGCTGGTCCTGGCCGCGGCCTTCGCGCTTTTGGCGACGCCGGCGCAGGCGGCCGCCGGGGCGGGTGCTGGGATCGACCCGTTCATCTATCTGTTTGCTATCTTTGTTCTGGCGATCTTCGTTGGCTACTACGTGGTCTGGAGCGTCACGCCGGCGCTGCATACGCCGCTCATGTCGGTGACGAATGCGGTCTCGTCGGTGATCGTGGTCGGTGCCTTGCTGTCCGTCGGCGTCGAGGCGGCGGTCGAAGGCGCAGGCTGGGCAACCGTGTTTGGTTTCCTGGCGCTGGTCATGGCGTCGGTCAACATTTTCGGCGGCTTTCTCGTCACCCAGCGGATGCTGGGCATGTACAAGAAGAAAGAGAAGCAATAA